attttgtaaataaaaatgaagcatTCCATATTTTTGCCTTCCTTCTTGAATGCAAGCCGCCAGCCTCTTTATATTAGACTGTGCTCTATTTAACCATTGAGCTACAGGCAAGAATTGTCGGGATTTTAAACTAACTTCCCTCCCCGAAATTTccaggggttggatccaaaggtcatTTTTCGCAGCTGCTTATGCACAATCTTTGCTAATTCCTCATCGGGTGTTTCGCCCCCAGAACGTTTTGTGGggctcaacctagggttgccaagtgccaggtggtggcgggcaaacccccgccaatctgCCTGGCTCCCTGCAGACCAGCTGAGGATCGGCGGGCAATGCATGCATGCGCGCCTTCCCACCGCACCatgccacttctggtttacacctggaagcgccgcatcgcaacgggccttttaccactcaaacctccGGGTGCAAACCGGATGTGATGCTATCGCGGCCGTGCGCGGGATCTTTCCCTCAACTCagcccccagaaacctcctgccggaggagaggggggacccggcaaccctagctcaaccAGAGGTGGGGAAGTTCTATTCCGCCGGTGGACCAGTTTTGCATCAGCAGAACACAACCTGGGTGATCCAGCCCCCATAACAGGAACCACAGAATCCTGCCTCCGTTTTGTGACCTTGACCGTTCATGCCTTTACAGGTAGCGAGACGGCAGATGCTGAAGAGAGGCTCATGAACCACCTCTTGAACAGCTCGCGCTATAACAACTTAATTCGCCCGGCCTTCAACTCCTCGCAGTTGGTGGTGATAGAGCTCCAAGTGTCCCTGGCCCAGCTCATAAATGTGGTAAGTCTGAATAAGGCTTCCTTTCTAGCCGACTGGGCATGAGGTGTGCATTTGGTtgccatagaatcacagagttggaagggaccgccagggtcatctagtccaaccccctgcacaatgcaggaaatccacaaccacctcctcccccacacccccagtgacccctactccatgcccaaagatgtcatctagtccaaccccctgcacaatgcaggaaatccacaaccacctcctcccccacacccccagtgacccctactccatgcccaaagatggcaacaaaaagcaccttagagaccaacatagggttgccaggtccctctttgccaccggcaggaggtttttggggcagagtccgaggagggcggggtttggagaggggacttcaatgccatagagtccaattgccaaagcggccattttctccagggaaactgatctctatcggctggagatcagttgtaatagagggagatctccagctagtacctggaggttggcaaccctagtccaacgagattttcagggtatgagcttcagaggtttttggggcggagcctgaggagggcggggtttgaggaggggaggggcttcgatgccaaggagcccaatcgccaaagtggccattttctccaggggaactgacctcaattggctggagatcagtggtaatagcaggagctctccagccatcccctggaggttggcaaccctatctctaagaTTATACAGGACTCACATCTACCTCTAGCCTGCTCAGTGTCTGACGTTGTCTTGGTGTATGTGTGCAAACTCTTGGCTTGTTTTCATACCCATTATTTTTACAGTTGTTTTGATGACTTTATCACATTGCTTTCTGTTTCCTTGTGATTTGTCCTGAGCATGCCTgtagagaggcagcatataagtTTTCTAAATGAATACTAAAGCGTCTGTGGCAGAGTCccctgcttcacatgcagaaggcgttcacttccatccccagcatctccaactaaaaggatcTCCTGGTAACCACTGTCTGGGAAAGCCCATGCCCAGCTTGAGACTCTAGAGAGGCGCTCCCACCCACAGCGGACAAAACGGTATGAACGGGTCCCTGCCCAGTGGACACGAAAGAGTGCCTTCCCAGTCCAGCAGTCCTCCCCAAACTGCAGCCGAAAACAACCAGATTGGAAGTACAAGCTCAACTTTTGGAAATAAATAGAATCAGTGGATGCAGGACACgtgaaactgccttgtactgaatcagacccttggtccatcaaagtcagtattgcctactcagaccggcagcggctctccagggtctcaggcggaggtctttcacatcacctacttgcccggtccctttaactggagatgccggggattgaacccgggaccttctgcatgccaagcagatgctctaccactgacctatGGCCCTTCCCCTAGATGAGACTACAGTCATTAGGATTTGTAAAGATTGTAAGGAACAACACAATCTGAGTCTTAACCCTCTTTTGTTGATTTACCTGGGGGTGTCTGAACCTCATGCGGGCTTTTTTTTAATCCGCGCATCGTAGATTTGCCTTTAGCCTGGCCAGCTCTCACCGTCTTCGCCAAAGAATCGCTCCATTACCTTTCCGCCTTTATCTGCTCCAGAAAACCTGGGCTGCCTTGAGCTACTTCGCTGAAAGGGCTTTGAACCTGTTTGCAAGAGGGGAAATTCAATGTCATGGCCAATTTAGCTCCTGCCCAACAGCACAGCTGAAAATTACCATGGCTGCCTTGAAGGGGTTTGTTGTTCCCTTCTTGTctccctttggggagggggggcaggttaAGGCTGCCTTCAGTTTTGCATTTGTGAGGTCGGGCCCCATTTTTCCTCCTGACTTCCACTTTTGGCTGATGCTGTTATTTTTCTGATCATGTGTGTTTTGTTTATAATATTTGTTACAAGCAATCTATCTTTCTCTCCTTTCAAAATGAACGcgagtccctccccaccccaaaccctgtccccaggctccagccccaaaatccccaggcatttccctacccagagttggcaaccctattctccctttcctgtttttgtcctcacaacaaccctgcgaggtggaCTAAGCCAAGAGGGACTGGCCCAACACTACTCAGCAAGCTTTATGGCCGAGTAGGGGTTTGAATCCTCATCCCTTGGACCCTCATAACCACTACGCTGGCTTTCCAGCAGGTTCCAGAGTTCACTGGTTACTCCCCCATGCCTGATCCAATTctgtctcccttccttccttccttctctccaaaaGCGGTTGGAGAGTATTATCTTGTTGTTCCCCAGTGAGGAAGAGCTGCCAAGGCTGATCACTTCAGGGCTATGGCTTGTCCATTAATTTGCTTGATTTCTAAGTTTCAAAAGGCCTAagagcttcccccccaccactaCTGTCTAGCAAAACAGCCTTGAGGCAGGCTCCTCTTGTGGGCAGAAAACACTCTAATGTAATTTTGGGGGTAGTTTATCTCCCAGCTTTCCTTGAAGCTGCTCGGTCCCTTTTAGCAATTTAAAACGCACCAAGAATTAGCTTTAGGTTTACCTGGTAAAATCACTGGCCACTTAGACCCAGGGGACCCTGGCCTCACCGGGGATATAAATATCTGCAacagaagagagagggggggaaataggaCCTTCCTgggatttaggattgccaggtccctctttgctaccggtggtggagcttgaagagggcagggtttggagaggggcttcagtgccagagtccaattgccagtgctgtcattttctccaggggaacagatctctatcggctggagatcagttgtaacggcaggagatctccagctagtacctggaggttggcaacccaactgggaTTGCTAGACCGTTGGCAAGCTCTGCTGCAGGCCCTGGGTGGAGAGGGGCCCGTTCCATGCTATGTGGATGTTTTCATAAAAAGGCATCGATCAGCCTGCATTTCAAATGATGGGTAGCGGCCGCAAGGTttgccccccttttttgccatTGAATCCAAATAAAATTTTGGTTACTACACAGGAATCTGTACCTTTCTCTCCTTTCAGAATGAACGCGAGCAGATCATGACCACCAACGTCTGGCTTAATCAGGTAAACGGTCCAACAGGCCAACGCAGACGTGTTGGCACGCACGGCTTCAACCATATAAATATACTTGGTGAttctgcatcccccccccttttttttctttttaaggaatGGACTGACTACCGCTTGGCTTGGGAACCTTCTGACTACGAAGGCATAAATAAGCTAAGGATACCCGCTAAAAAAGTTTGGCTACCGGACATTGTGCTTTACAATAAGTAAGTTGTGCCTGTTTACCTTGCACTGTTGTGCTGCGTGAATTATACGAGTGATTCTCGGAACAGACAAAGGCCCCAAAGGTCCATTATTTTATGGAAACAAGCAGGCATGCAAAGAGGGGTAAAGAATCATCTACATGCATATGCCACAGTGCAATATCAGCACATAAACAGTAGTCTTCGCCATTTGAAGTACCACCTGATAGGTTCTGTTTCCTTTACCTGATATGTGGAGAAATCACTGCATGGTCGTGTTTGAAATTCTTGGTTGAGAGGTCATGCTCCAAGAATCTGGCAGATCCCATTCGCCATTCCTTTCCAAGCGACAGGACAAAACCCAACAACATATTTCCCCATATATCTCCACAATGCAAAGGGCTGGTGACTTCATTTAAGAAAATGAAAACGAGGAAGTCTGAGGAACTAGATTTTGAAATAGATAACAGAGCTCTATACTGCCATGGAACAATAGTAGAGTAAGATATGGCCAAAATCCATTTTGTACCAGATACCATAAGTGAAACAAACAGACCTTTGCTTTGCAACCCAGGCCGGCCTCTTCTTTCCTAACTGCCTTTTCTTCCCCTCGGTTTCTTTAGTGCCGATGGCACGTACGAAGTCTCCGTGTACACCAACGTGATCGTAAAGAACAACGGAAGCATTTTCTGGCTGCCCCCCGCCATCTACAAGAGCGCCTGCAAGATCGAAGTGAAACATTTCCCGTTTGACCAACAAAACTGCACCTTGAAGTTCCGGTCGTGGACTTACGACCACACGGAAATCGACATGGTTCTCAAAACGGGCACAGCCAGCATGGACGATTTCACGCCGAGCGGGGAATGGGATATTGTGGCGCTCCCGGGGCGAAGAACTGTGAATGCCCTGGACCCCAATTACGTGGACGTGACCTATGACTTCATCATTAAAAGGAAGCCCCTTTTTTATACTATTAACCTCATAATACCGTGCGTGCTTATAACATCCCTCGCCATCCTGGTGTTCTACCTGCCTTCAGACTGCGGGGAGAAAATGACCTTGTGCATCTCGGTATTGCTCGCTTTGACTGTGTTCTTGCTGCTGATTTCCAAAATCGTCCCACCGACGTCACTGGACGTCCCGCTGATTGGGAAGTATCTGATGTTTACAATGGTCCTGGTGACGTTCTCGATCGTCACCAGCGTCTGCGTACTGAACGTCCACCACCGGTCCCCCAGCACCCACGCCATGCCGCCCTGGGTGAAGGTGGTCTTCCTCGAGAAACTGCCAAACTTTCTGTTCATGCAGCGCCCGGAGAACAACTCGGCGAGGCAGAGGCTGTACAACCGGAAGAAAGCTAAAACGGAGTCTGTCTGCACCGACCTGTCCGACCTATACAAGGGCTCGACCTACTTTGTGAACACGGCCTCGGCCAAAAAATATGACTTGAAACTTACAGAGAACCCCgaccacgttggcagccatcaggaCGTCCGGCTGAGATCCTCGGCTAAGTTTTCCCCCGAAGTCCAAGAGGCTATCGATGGCGTCAGTTTCATCGCTGACCACATGAGGAGCGAGGACAATAACGAGAGCGTAAGTAACCAGGGAAAACTCTTCCGGGGTTTTAaagaattattttattatattattatattgttattttcgtttattatgtgtgtgtgttaagtgccgtcaagtcgcttccgactcatggtgaccctatgaatgaaagtcctccaaaatgtcccttcTTTgacaccttgctcagatcttgcaaattgaaggctgtggcctcccttattgagtcagtccatctcttgttgggtctttttcttttcctgctgccctcagcttttcctagcatgactgtcttttccagtgactcttgtcgtctcatgacgtgaccaaaatacgacagcctcagtttagtcattttagcttctagggtcagttcaggcttgatttgatctattttATTATACACATTCcttataacatttttaaagggATGCCATCAGGAAACAACTGGATACGGCCAGGCcgtgtttcaatttttttttttcaaattacccctctcctcccctgcacGTGGGGTTGAGTTTTTATAACCAagagggcggtggcccgaaaagtttgggaaccactgctctaactctaacccttcaAACCTTTCCAACTTTGGCACCTCAAATTGATTCCCTCATCGTAGCGCAAAATAACGGAACGAGTTTCCACGAAAGCCAATCAGAGAAAGCACCAAGAAACCTCTTGAGGGAACAAGATGAAAACATTGATGCAACTGATGCATTATTAAATTCATTGAATTGGCTTTTTTCTCCCCACCTTCCAGGTCGTCGAAGATTGGAAATATGTCGCCATGGTGGTGGACAGACTGTTCCTCTGGGTGTTTGTCGTCGTTTGCATTCTAGGGACCGTTGGGTTGTTCCTCCAGCCTCTTTTCCAAAACCATACCATTATCGTGACCCCGTGAGACGGCTGAATCCAACAACGGCCTCAATGGCGTTTACTCACCTGGAGGGTTGCGCCCTGAAGTTCCAGAAATGTCATTTCAGAGTCCGGTCGCTCAAATTGCTCAGATTTTCTACCGACAAAATATACCGCATCATTATTTGAtttaatttacttatttaatGTGGGCTTTATATCTTTTTACCCCCGCAAACCCCAAACACCATTTCTCTGGGCCCGGTACAATTTTGTAATATGCGCCCCGCCACCTCCCCAAACGTACACAACCCATTGGTATGAGTGCATCGCCTGTGAATCTTGACCGAACAATTGCCTTTATGGAATGACAGGGAtttggggttaccaacctccaggcggtcgctggagatctcctaatattacagctgatctccaggcggcagagatcagtttccctggagaaaatggccactttgggcgggggactctatggcattatacaccactgaagtcccgTTCTTCCCCAAACCTATGAGttgcggttaaaacgcttaggactgtttagcttggaagaaggcggttaaggggagacatgatagaggtctataaaattatgcatggtatggagagagtggacagggagaagcttttctccccctctcataatcccagaatgcgggatcatctgctgaagctggaaggtgagaggtccaaaacagataaaagggaatatttcttcacacaacgcatagttaaactgtggaacgccctgccccaggatgtggtgacagctgccaactgggaaggctttaagaggagagtggacatgttcctggaggagagggctatttatggctgctagtcaaaatggatactagtcataatgcacacctattcctgaccagtatcagaggagcatacctattaggtgcggtgcaacacaggcaggacggtgctgctgcagtcgtcttgcttgtgggcttcttggaggtacccggttggccgctgtgtgaacagactgctggacttgatgggcccgggtctgatccagcagggcttttcttatgtccttaaaccccaccctcttccagctccatccctaaaatctccaggtatttcccatactGGAGCTGGCGCCCCTACAGACACCAGACAATGGaaccagaccagcccccttggATCTGCAGTCCCAGAACGATACACCCATTTCCCACCCCCAGGCTTGAACCCTTCGAAAGGCTTACGGTTAGTGCTACAACTGATGGGAAAATATTAAAACCGCTCACTGCTGACCCCTGGTCCCCCGTACACCCGCCCACGCAGATGGATCTTAATCACTTCCCAAATGCGGTCCAGTAACGGCTCTTACGAATTTCTATGGATGGGAGTGCCAAAAAAATATCCGAGCAGCTAATTGAGACGCACCCTGTCGGTCGGGGGAACTTCGTTTGGCATTTTCAGGAAAAGGGCGTCGCACGTTCCGTGTTAACGTTTTTATTACAttcattaaaacttttttttaaagatcttttctataaaagggggaggggtttaTCGATGTAAAATGCTGGCTTGGCTGTCTGCACAAGGACTGTCGATTAAAatggtattttatttaaaatattcccgGAGTGGATGCGTTTTCTTTAAGGGGGAGGGGCTTCGTGGCGCCAATACGCGATTTACAACCCAAGTTTGAGTTTATTCACTGTTTTTAAGCAAGGAAGAGATAATCAGAAGCAACTGGGACAATAcccagaggaattcaaacatcagcgtggtgtagtggttaagtgcagtgattaagagcggtggactctaatctggagaaccgggttcgattccccactcctccacatgaagcctgctgggagaccttgggctggtaacagctctctttgagctctctcagccccacctacctcacagggtgtctgttgtggggaggggaaggggattgtaagccaacttgattcttccttaagtggtagagaaagcgggcatataaataccaactcctcctcctcctttagaaGCGGTATAAACAATCAAGAACGTGAACAATCAAGCATAAAGCTTCCATCAACTGTTACTCCCCGTCACACATAACCCTTGAATCGTCATGTCAATGCGAGAAGCAACCTTATAGAGGACAGTTCCGCCACAGGCATTTCATCTGAAATGACCAGTCTGCTCACAACGTTCTTGCAGAGTAGCCGGACAGTGGCATGGGTGTGCTCCAATATTTTTTTTggcactgtttccccccccaccctctccaggcctgATTTACGGATTTTTTAATGATTTAATGATTTTAatgatttacattttttaaaacccaaaagCGCAATCGCGGTGCCACCAGTCTAAGGGCGGACGGGCAAGGAGGGCCTCCTCAGCCACGGACCCTTTTCAATACTCTTGCCTCTTCTAAAACGTTTCCGATTCTCCCTGCCAAATGCCGCAGCGTTCCTGAATGGAGGCTTCGCCcggaggaggaaaagaggcttTAAttactctctcctttttttttgcagcaaatgggattattcttttttaaaaaatcatcatcaTTGCAGTTAGGATGTTGGtctagtgaatttttttttttaaacggcaATAAGCACCCTTCACAGTCGAGATAAATGCAGCAATTAAAGCATCCCCAAGTCTATCTACCCCACATCGAAGAAGGAAGAGACCACGAGTGAACGGATAAGTAATTAAGCACCATAGAAAATCGGATGCTGCTTTAAAACAGATGTGCCGAGGACTCCCTGCCCTTAAATCCTGCAGGGTTGTAAATTAGGGTTCGTTTTAATTGCTGGAAACGTCTGACCACGAATCTCCAAGCCTCTGGTCTATTTTGATTCTAACCAAATGCATCTCTCCATGatccaagtgtggtgtagtggttaagagcggtggactctgatcgggagaaccgggttcaattccccactccatcgcatgagtggtggaggctgatctggtgaactggatttgtttccccactcctacacacaaagccagctgggtgaccttgggctagtcacagttctctctgaatgctctcagccccacctacctcctgcttgcctggtccctttaactggagatgccagggattgaacctgggaattttAACCAAGACCTAGAAGGCACTGGGGTCCAGTGCTTTGttttcaaaatggcagctgccTGTAAGTCACAGTATTCAGTTTGGAAGCCCCTAGCGTCTAATCTTCCCAACCCCAGCTGTTTTTACATCCTCGGACTGACCAGCGGAGCTGGTTTGCTCAGCTGGGGGGGAAAGCACATTATGACGTGGCTGCGTGCAAGTTTCACAGTGGAGCCAACAGTAGCTCCATAGGGTCACAGAGGATGTGAAAACTGTGGTGGTGCTGGGGTAGGGTACAGCTGCTTCTCCCCACACGTTCTGGTCACAAACAGAAGAGTCGGTGTGCATTTAGGAAGCACAAAACTCCCGCTGTTtgctggttcctcagtggaacaggcttcctcgggaggtggtaagtgctcctcccctggaggtttttaagcagaggctagatgggcatttgtcagcaatgctgattctatgaacttaggcagttcatgagagggagggcatcttggccatcatctggggatggagtaggggtccctggggtgtgtgtgggggggaggcagttgcgaatttcctgcattgtgcagggggttggactaaatgaccctggtggtcccttccaactctatgattctatgattacagtTTTCAAGTTGCTCCCCGACAaattgggcgctttcacacatgccaaataatgcacattcacaatccactttcaacgcactttgcagctagattttactgtgtgaaaccgcaaaacccacttgcaatcgttaaagtggattgaaagtgcattatccagtgtgtgtgaaagtgccctcaagcACAAGGGCTTTGTCGATGGACCCTACGTTGTGGGCAGTCTCCAAGGCAGACACTGACCCAAAGGATCTCAATCGCTGGTTTGGGACCCTTTCTCTGCACGAGAGTTGCCACCAGTTTGAGGGGACAGTTCTCAGCTGGATGGACCAAGACCTGGCTCAGTAGCGGAGGGCACGCTTTTCGTGCAGATGGTCCCTGTTTTATCTCTGGTATCACCACTGAAAAGAGCTCAGCGAGCAGACTGGGGAAGACCTTTCTTTGCCAGAGAGCCAGGGACTGCCGCCAGAGCGAGCAGAGGCTTCTCAGGCGGATCGATAGTCCAACTCGGTACACGGCAACTTTACTTCTGAATGATTCAAAGTGCTTTTCCCCTGGCTGCTGAGCAGCCAATATTGAGCTTCGGCGATTAGAAGCTAGGGTTTCCAAGCTGCATCCGGTGGCTTTTTGGCAAACTTGTGCCCTGCCTGTGGCCATTTTGAAAAAGTGCTAGACCCCCGGGTCCCTCTGAAGCCCAGGTCCAAAGCATCAGGAGCAGCTTagctttctccacccccatcttctCTAACTTCTGTCTTCTGTGTGTGTTACATGCCATcaggtcacttccgacttatggtgaccctatgaataacctccaaaatgccctatccttaacagcctcgctcaggtcttgcaaactgagagccagcgtggggtagtggctaagagcggtggtttggagtgg
The Euleptes europaea isolate rEulEur1 chromosome 20, rEulEur1.hap1, whole genome shotgun sequence genome window above contains:
- the CHRNB4 gene encoding neuronal acetylcholine receptor subunit beta-4; this encodes MRNASRLFFFAVVASCINGSETADAEERLMNHLLNSSRYNNLIRPAFNSSQLVVIELQVSLAQLINVNEREQIMTTNVWLNQEWTDYRLAWEPSDYEGINKLRIPAKKVWLPDIVLYNNADGTYEVSVYTNVIVKNNGSIFWLPPAIYKSACKIEVKHFPFDQQNCTLKFRSWTYDHTEIDMVLKTGTASMDDFTPSGEWDIVALPGRRTVNALDPNYVDVTYDFIIKRKPLFYTINLIIPCVLITSLAILVFYLPSDCGEKMTLCISVLLALTVFLLLISKIVPPTSLDVPLIGKYLMFTMVLVTFSIVTSVCVLNVHHRSPSTHAMPPWVKVVFLEKLPNFLFMQRPENNSARQRLYNRKKAKTESVCTDLSDLYKGSTYFVNTASAKKYDLKLTENPDHVGSHQDVRLRSSAKFSPEVQEAIDGVSFIADHMRSEDNNESVVEDWKYVAMVVDRLFLWVFVVVCILGTVGLFLQPLFQNHTIIVTP